One Cryptococcus neoformans var. neoformans B-3501A chromosome 10, whole genome shotgun sequence DNA window includes the following coding sequences:
- a CDS encoding hypothetical protein (HMMPfam hit to Peptidase_S10, Serine carboxypeptidase, score: 17.5, E(): 7.4e-17), with amino-acid sequence MLFSGLSSPHIHDRARGILMSGMYLLAQIAAFLGWLLGSQTSRSLPPLSITSQSELSCGSISHPITSGYVHLEGGNLFFSLIEAKESARNNGLVIYFEGGPGGSAMDYPFLGAGPCQLTPEGGTILSPAPYPWTDHANLLILEYPIPTGWSYNTTSHIPHDSSAGAAEDFDDFLQALLHHFPQFVHQPLIISSLSYGGTTAAHMASTVLRRNQNAGMFSTRIKKHIDQLVLGNPFGDVMTVIYQNLHHLCYTPPAILPSSSCETLESYLTPCLDRLAFLTSESTSHLSTRELRREAAKYCAPPFELTWKDARVDRYDSRKPPCWPVDTCWWWNDSLRALMNSDEMKEIFGVPSHLTWSFLGLSSLYFYLNADNMQAAHHLLPAVIDAGTRIFVYSGMNDTILPYEGSLAWMSRIPSSQLSAFRQTPITIPPSAEPSETAFRGIVHNPGGAVTLYGFPDAGHMAQVDQPTVVWKILENAVKGENWNPLEGWW; translated from the exons ATGCTGTTCAGCGGACTGTCCTCCCCACATATTCACGACAGAGCGCGTGGCATACTGATGAGCGGTATGTACCTTTTAGCACAAATTGCTGCATTCCTTGGTTGGTTACTGGG ATCCCAGACTAGCCGATCATTGCCACCGCTCTCCATTACTTCTCAATCAGAGCTCTCATGTGGCTCCATATCGCATCCCATCACGTCCGGATATGTGCATCTTGAAGGCGGGaacttgttcttctccctgATTGAGGCCAAGGAATCTGCGAGAAATAACGGGCTGGTGATTTACTTTGAAGGTGGACCGGGAGGAAGTGCGATGGATTACCCTTTCCTTGGTGCCGGACCATGTCAGCTTACTCCCGAAGGAGGGACTATACTCTCGCCTGCACCGTACCCATGGACAGATCATGCCAATCTCTTGATCCTCGAATACCCGATTCCTACCGGATGGTCTTACAACACTACTTCCCATATACCACATGATTCGTCTGCTGGCGCTGCTGAAGACTTTGATGACtttcttcaagctttgCTTCACCATTTCCCTCAGTTTGTTCATCAACCATTGATCATTAGCAGCTTGTCATATGGAGGAACAACGGCCGCTCACATGGCGTCGACTGTGCTACGTAGGAACCAGAATGCAGGGATGTTTTCCACCAGGATCAAAAAGCATATTGATCAGTTAGTACTGGGTAATCCCTTTGGCGATGTCATGACGGTCAT ATACCAAaaccttcatcatctttgctACACCCCTCCAGcaatccttccttcctcctcttgtGAAACACTTGAATCCTACCTTACCCCATGCCTTGACCGTCTTGCATTCCTCACGTCTGAATCCACCTCGCATCTTTCCACTCGTGAGCTCCGACGTGAGGCTGCTAAATATTGCGCACCGCCATTCGAGTTGACTTGGAAGGACGCAAGGGTAGACAGGTATGACAGTCGCAAACCGCCTTGCTGGCCAGTAGACACttgctggtggtggaaCGATAGTTTGCGAGCTTTGATGAACAGCGatgagatgaaggaaatc TTTGGTGTCCCGTCTCATTTGACTTGGAGTTTCCTGGGCCTTTCTAGCTTGTATTTCTATCTTAATGCGGACAA TATGCAAGCTGCacaccacctcctccctGCCGTCATCGACGCTGGCACCCGCATTTTTGTGTACAGCGGTATGAATGACACTATCCTCCCATATGAAGGTTCACTCGCCTGG ATGTCCCgtatcccttcttcccaactTTCAGCATTCCGCCAAACCCCCATCACCATTCCCCCATCGGCGGAGCCATCAGAAACAGCATTCAGAGGTATCGTCCATAATCCCGGAGGCGCCGTAACGCTGTATGGTTTCCCAGATGCTGGGCACATGGCGCAGGTAGATCAGCCGACGGTGGTTTGGAAGATTTTGGAGAATGCTGTGAAAGGGGAGAACTGGAATCCACTTGAAGGGTGGTGGTAA